From the Candidatus Amarolinea dominans genome, one window contains:
- a CDS encoding septum formation initiator family protein: MDRSRPWLRATRRQLVIVIIVVLIGAFGAGYISRRWQLQAVQVEMHQWQATVAAEVTRTQRLQAELQTVQSPAYLEEQARGSLDMMRPGDIPVAPVAAPTPAAALVTPTPVPASQSAWQRLFAALLRR; the protein is encoded by the coding sequence TTGGACAGATCGCGCCCCTGGTTGCGTGCCACGCGTCGCCAGCTTGTCATCGTGATCATCGTCGTGTTGATCGGCGCGTTTGGCGCCGGCTACATCAGTCGCCGCTGGCAACTACAGGCCGTGCAGGTTGAGATGCATCAATGGCAGGCCACCGTGGCGGCCGAAGTCACGCGCACGCAGCGCTTGCAGGCAGAACTGCAAACCGTTCAAAGTCCGGCCTACCTGGAAGAACAGGCACGTGGCTCGCTCGACATGATGCGCCCCGGTGACATTCCGGTGGCGCCCGTGGCGGCGCCCACCCCGGCCGCCGCGCTTGTCACCCCAACACCGGTTCCTGCCTCCCAGTCCGCGTGGCAACGCCTGTTCGCTGCGCTGTTGAGGCGCTGA
- a CDS encoding peptide ABC transporter substrate-binding protein encodes MGKYVRWQAAVAVVGILLLGALLWYTAYTFPTKVIPARGGTYSEGVASNPQYLNPLLSHYNDIDRDLVALLFNGLTTLDERGVVVPDLAERWEAGADNLSYTFFLRPNVRWSDGAPFNADDVIFTVSVMQSDDYQWAPWLSALWKSVKATKVDEFTVTFTLSQPFAPFLDYTTIGLLPSHLWARYPVAELTSAQLNTRPVGTGPWQLTQIDADHVRLEPNPFFSGPLPYLSGIEFHFYPDTRRVLSAFSRHEINAIAHLYPDDVKSVLKEPELNLFSSTLPGYALIYLNLNSSNVPFFGDKAVRQALRAGLNRQQLIDEGLQGQGLIANSPIQPGNWAYDADVAQVSYNPAAARKLLADAGWTDSDADGISDKDGKPLRFVFLTTDAPDQVALGRLITQQWREIGVGVETQTTSFAGLAADYLSTHNFDAALVTWELSGDPDPYPLWHSTEIESGQNYARWNNRDADEAIEAARRTNDQTQRIELYRQFQVVFTDEAPALLLYHPVYTFGVESKVRGVTIGKLNRAADRFRTVSEWYIVTQRVSAGQAIRLDKSSP; translated from the coding sequence GTGGGTAAATATGTTCGCTGGCAGGCAGCGGTGGCGGTGGTCGGTATTCTGCTGCTGGGGGCCTTGCTCTGGTACACCGCCTACACCTTCCCGACAAAAGTCATTCCGGCGCGGGGAGGCACCTACAGCGAAGGCGTCGCGAGCAATCCGCAGTATCTCAACCCGCTGTTGAGTCATTACAACGATATTGATCGTGATCTGGTCGCCCTGCTGTTCAACGGTTTGACAACGTTGGATGAGCGGGGCGTTGTTGTGCCTGACCTGGCCGAGCGCTGGGAGGCCGGTGCAGACAATCTGTCGTACACGTTCTTCTTGCGCCCGAATGTGCGCTGGAGTGACGGCGCCCCCTTCAACGCCGATGATGTGATCTTTACCGTCTCGGTGATGCAGAGCGACGATTACCAATGGGCGCCCTGGTTGTCGGCCCTGTGGAAATCGGTCAAGGCCACCAAGGTAGACGAGTTTACCGTCACGTTCACCCTCAGCCAGCCCTTTGCACCCTTTCTTGACTATACCACCATCGGCCTGCTGCCGTCGCACCTGTGGGCGCGCTATCCGGTGGCTGAACTGACCAGCGCCCAACTCAACACCCGCCCGGTCGGTACCGGCCCCTGGCAACTGACCCAGATTGATGCCGATCACGTCCGCCTGGAACCGAACCCTTTCTTCAGTGGGCCACTTCCCTATCTGAGCGGCATCGAGTTTCATTTCTATCCTGATACGCGCCGCGTCTTGTCGGCCTTCAGCCGCCATGAGATCAACGCCATTGCGCACCTGTATCCTGACGATGTCAAATCGGTGCTCAAAGAGCCGGAGTTGAACCTGTTTTCCTCCACCCTGCCCGGTTATGCGTTGATCTATCTCAATCTCAACAGCAGCAATGTCCCCTTCTTCGGGGACAAGGCGGTGCGTCAGGCGCTGCGCGCGGGGTTGAACCGCCAACAGCTCATTGACGAAGGGCTGCAGGGGCAGGGTTTGATCGCTAACAGCCCCATTCAGCCGGGCAACTGGGCCTATGACGCCGACGTGGCGCAGGTGTCCTACAACCCGGCGGCCGCGCGCAAGCTGCTCGCTGACGCCGGCTGGACCGATAGCGATGCCGATGGGATCAGCGACAAGGATGGCAAGCCGCTGCGCTTTGTTTTCCTCACCACCGATGCGCCCGACCAGGTTGCCCTGGGACGGCTGATTACACAACAGTGGCGCGAAATTGGCGTGGGGGTCGAAACGCAAACCACCAGTTTCGCCGGGCTGGCGGCCGATTACCTGAGCACGCACAACTTCGACGCCGCGCTCGTCACCTGGGAACTGAGTGGCGATCCTGACCCTTATCCGCTGTGGCACTCCACCGAGATCGAGAGTGGCCAGAACTATGCGCGTTGGAACAACCGTGACGCCGACGAAGCCATCGAGGCCGCGCGACGCACCAACGATCAGACCCAACGCATCGAGTTGTACCGGCAATTCCAGGTCGTCTTTACCGACGAAGCCCCGGCCCTGCTCCTCTATCACCCGGTCTACACCTTTGGCGTGGAAAGCAAGGTGCGTGGCGTCACCATTGGCAAGCTGAACCGTGCGGCCGATCGCTTCCGCACAGTGAGCGAGTGGTACATCGTGACGCAGCGCGTCAGCGCGGGCCAGGCCATCCGGCTTGACAAATCGTCCCCCTGA
- the secG gene encoding preprotein translocase subunit SecG: MKTYLFIIQIILSIAVMALVLLQAKGSGLSGVFGGDGGVYKTRRGIERTLFNVTIGVSIAFFTISVISVLVNR; this comes from the coding sequence GTGAAGACATACCTGTTCATTATTCAGATTATTCTCTCGATTGCAGTGATGGCACTGGTGCTGTTGCAGGCGAAGGGCAGTGGTTTGAGTGGCGTGTTTGGCGGCGATGGCGGCGTCTACAAGACACGCCGTGGCATTGAGCGCACCCTGTTCAACGTGACCATTGGTGTCTCGATTGCTTTCTTTACCATCTCTGTGATCTCAGTGCTGGTCAACCGCTAA
- a CDS encoding ABC transporter ATP-binding protein: protein MIEVAVELRHITRRFMSPTSKSNEVVAVDDVSMQIQDGEFFSLLGPSGCGKTTTLRMIAGLDKPTHGEIFIHGQEMSQRPPFERPVNTVFQNYALFPHMTVAQNIAFGLEMRHLPRTRIEQRVHEVLDLVRLPGMETRRPKQLSGGQQQRVALARALVNEPEVLLLDEPLGALDQKLRKEMQLELKALQQRVGITFIFVTHDQEEALTMSDRIAVMNLGRVLQVGSPLQIYERPNCRFVADFIGETNFLAGTVTALNGDFCTMATDGYGSIVGQRGPSLQVGDAVSISIRPEKIRLDDRQPDRSVNVFPVTVEMIAYVGSDTRIIVRDAAGQRLDVWEQNTISTLDAQAYYASGDSAFMSWRPENALALKD, encoded by the coding sequence ATGATCGAAGTCGCCGTCGAACTGCGCCACATCACCCGGCGCTTCATGAGTCCTACCAGCAAGAGCAACGAAGTGGTTGCCGTTGATGACGTGTCCATGCAGATCCAGGACGGTGAGTTCTTCTCACTGTTGGGGCCAAGTGGTTGCGGCAAAACGACGACCCTGCGCATGATTGCCGGGCTAGACAAACCCACGCACGGGGAAATTTTCATCCACGGCCAGGAAATGAGCCAGCGCCCGCCATTCGAACGCCCGGTCAACACTGTGTTTCAGAACTACGCGCTCTTTCCGCATATGACCGTTGCCCAAAACATCGCCTTCGGCCTGGAAATGCGACACCTGCCCCGCACACGTATCGAACAGCGTGTGCATGAGGTGCTCGACCTGGTACGCCTGCCGGGCATGGAGACGCGGCGGCCCAAGCAGCTCTCCGGCGGCCAACAACAGCGGGTGGCCCTGGCCCGTGCGTTGGTCAACGAACCCGAAGTGCTCCTGCTCGACGAGCCGCTGGGCGCACTCGATCAAAAACTGCGCAAAGAGATGCAGCTCGAACTCAAAGCCCTGCAACAGCGGGTTGGCATCACCTTCATTTTTGTGACCCATGACCAGGAAGAGGCGCTGACCATGTCCGACCGCATCGCCGTGATGAACCTGGGACGGGTGCTGCAGGTGGGGTCGCCGCTGCAGATCTACGAACGCCCTAACTGCCGCTTTGTGGCTGATTTCATCGGCGAGACCAATTTTCTGGCTGGTACGGTTACCGCGCTCAACGGCGATTTCTGCACCATGGCAACCGATGGGTACGGCAGTATCGTGGGGCAGCGCGGCCCCAGCCTGCAGGTTGGGGATGCAGTCAGCATTTCCATTCGGCCGGAGAAGATCCGCCTCGATGACCGCCAGCCTGATCGCAGCGTCAACGTCTTTCCGGTCACCGTCGAAATGATCGCGTATGTTGGCTCGGACACGCGCATCATCGTGCGCGACGCGGCGGGCCAGCGCCTGGATGTGTGGGAGCAGAACACCATCTCGACCCTGGATGCCCAGGCCTACTACGCGTCCGGCGATAGCGCGTTCATGAGCTGGCGCCCTGAAAATGCGCTGGCCCTGAAGGATTGA
- a CDS encoding ABC transporter permease → MNDLMQRLRQSRQLQVLGLIAPALLWLVLFFAVPLVIVFVYSFLTRGTYGQVIWDFNLGNYVRVFDSLYVRIFLRSLRVAALTTMLCLAVGYPLGYFIARRGPRRRGILLLLLVVPFWTNFLVRTYAWRVILSNEGPINSLLMGLGLTNRPVPMLFTEFAVLVGLVYSYLPEMVLPIYAAVERLDFNLVQAAHDLYANDFQAFRRVVLPLTMPGILAGSILVFIPCLGAFVTPDILGGARTVMLGNLIQQQFLTARDWPFGSAVSFVLMAVMLVGTLIYFRQGGRTL, encoded by the coding sequence ATGAATGACCTGATGCAGCGTCTACGCCAGAGCCGCCAACTGCAAGTGCTCGGATTGATCGCGCCGGCCTTGCTCTGGCTGGTCCTCTTTTTTGCCGTGCCCCTTGTCATCGTCTTTGTCTATAGCTTTCTCACGCGCGGCACCTACGGCCAGGTTATCTGGGATTTCAACCTGGGCAACTACGTGCGCGTCTTTGATTCCCTCTATGTGCGCATCTTCCTCCGTTCGCTGCGGGTTGCTGCGCTGACCACCATGCTCTGCCTGGCGGTCGGCTATCCTCTCGGCTATTTCATCGCCCGTCGCGGGCCGCGACGCCGCGGTATCCTTCTGCTCCTGTTGGTCGTCCCCTTCTGGACCAACTTCCTGGTGCGCACCTACGCCTGGCGTGTCATTTTGAGCAACGAAGGGCCGATCAACTCGCTGCTCATGGGCCTGGGGCTGACCAATCGGCCTGTTCCCATGCTCTTCACGGAGTTTGCCGTACTCGTTGGTCTGGTCTATTCCTATCTGCCGGAAATGGTTCTGCCCATCTATGCGGCTGTCGAACGCCTCGATTTTAACCTGGTGCAGGCCGCCCATGACCTCTACGCCAACGATTTCCAGGCGTTTCGCCGTGTCGTCCTGCCGTTGACCATGCCCGGCATCCTGGCCGGTTCGATCCTGGTCTTCATCCCCTGCCTGGGCGCGTTCGTCACCCCCGACATCCTGGGCGGCGCGCGCACCGTGATGCTCGGCAACCTGATCCAGCAGCAATTTCTAACGGCGCGCGATTGGCCGTTTGGCTCCGCAGTGTCTTTCGTGTTGATGGCCGTCATGCTCGTCGGCACGCTCATCTATTTCCGGCAGGGAGGGCGCACGCTGTGA
- a CDS encoding ABC transporter permease → MALSRRGNWLGRLVEPALQINAWLMYLFMYAPIVILILFSFNASRYASSWEGFSLRWYQVLFNDRAIGLALRNSLLVALLSTLIATVIGTLAALALERYDFWGKLSFDALLYLPIIVPEIAMAVMLLLFFILTHIRLGLGTVIIAHVAFCMSYVAVVVRARVAGLDRTLEEAAQDLYANEWQTFRRVTLPLIMPGIVSGALLSFTLSLDDFVITFFTTGPGTTTLPIQVYGMIKTGVTPEINALSALMLVASVVLVITSLWLQRRT, encoded by the coding sequence ATGGCGCTCAGCCGCCGTGGCAACTGGCTCGGCCGCCTGGTTGAGCCAGCCTTGCAGATCAACGCCTGGCTGATGTATCTGTTCATGTACGCGCCGATTGTGATTCTGATCCTCTTCTCCTTCAACGCGTCGCGTTACGCATCGTCCTGGGAAGGCTTCTCCCTGCGTTGGTACCAGGTGCTCTTCAACGACCGCGCCATCGGGCTGGCGCTGCGCAATAGCCTGCTGGTGGCTCTGCTTTCCACCCTCATCGCGACGGTCATCGGCACCCTGGCCGCGCTGGCGTTGGAACGCTACGACTTCTGGGGCAAACTCTCGTTCGATGCCTTGCTTTACCTGCCGATCATCGTCCCTGAAATTGCCATGGCGGTCATGCTCCTGCTCTTTTTCATCCTCACGCATATTCGGTTGGGCCTGGGAACCGTCATCATCGCCCATGTGGCTTTTTGCATGTCCTATGTGGCGGTAGTCGTGCGCGCACGCGTCGCCGGACTCGATCGGACCCTGGAGGAGGCGGCGCAGGATTTGTATGCTAATGAATGGCAGACCTTTCGTCGGGTCACGCTGCCGCTCATCATGCCCGGCATCGTCAGCGGCGCCTTGCTCTCCTTCACGCTGTCGCTGGACGATTTTGTCATCACCTTCTTCACCACCGGCCCCGGCACCACCACGCTCCCCATCCAGGTGTATGGCATGATCAAAACGGGCGTTACGCCGGAGATCAACGCCCTGTCCGCGCTGATGCTGGTGGCGTCGGTGGTCCTGGTCATCACCTCGCTGTGGTTGCAGCGACGCACCTGA
- a CDS encoding spermidine/putrescine ABC transporter substrate-binding protein: MHDRQRTFRLWVRGLPGLVLIGLLLAGCQAGTTAPAAPTLAVDPSQPGDAAVTCGDKSKLAKTLHFYNWTNYMDDAILADFEQECGVKVVQDTFASNEDLLAKLQAGASGYDVIIPSDYMVAIMRELNLLATLDFNHIPNAKNIAPLFHNPPYDPERKVSVPYQWGTTGLAYNSKRVSAAIDGWDDIFDPQKACAFGGLSMLNDAREVLGAALKLKGYSMNDTDPAHWAQAKEMVIAIKPCITTFDNASFADILQAGEVAVSHGFSGEFAKAIEENPDLIYIVPKEGTTIWVDNMVVPADAPSQYTAEIFINFLLRPDIGARLTNYTWYASPNEAATPLINAEITGNTSIYPSSEVMGKLDFLRDLGAATPMIEQLWTEIKSQ, encoded by the coding sequence ATGCACGATCGTCAGCGAACGTTTAGGTTGTGGGTCCGGGGTTTGCCTGGCCTTGTCTTGATCGGCCTGCTCTTGGCCGGCTGCCAGGCCGGCACGACCGCGCCCGCGGCGCCAACGCTGGCTGTTGACCCCTCACAGCCTGGTGATGCCGCTGTCACCTGCGGCGACAAGAGCAAACTGGCGAAGACACTTCACTTCTACAATTGGACCAACTACATGGACGATGCCATCCTGGCCGATTTCGAGCAGGAGTGCGGAGTCAAGGTGGTGCAGGACACTTTTGCCAGCAATGAAGACTTGCTGGCCAAGCTGCAAGCCGGCGCCAGCGGTTATGATGTGATTATTCCATCAGATTACATGGTCGCCATTATGCGCGAGTTGAACCTGTTGGCGACACTCGATTTCAATCACATTCCTAACGCCAAGAACATTGCCCCCCTCTTCCACAATCCGCCCTATGACCCGGAGCGGAAAGTCTCGGTGCCGTATCAATGGGGCACGACCGGTTTGGCCTACAACAGCAAGCGCGTGAGCGCAGCGATTGACGGCTGGGATGACATCTTCGACCCGCAGAAGGCGTGTGCATTTGGCGGACTCAGCATGCTCAACGACGCGCGCGAGGTGTTGGGCGCGGCGCTCAAGCTCAAGGGCTATTCGATGAACGATACCGACCCTGCCCATTGGGCGCAGGCCAAAGAGATGGTGATCGCCATCAAGCCGTGCATCACCACCTTCGACAACGCCAGCTTTGCCGACATCCTGCAAGCGGGCGAAGTGGCGGTGAGCCACGGCTTCAGCGGTGAGTTTGCCAAAGCCATCGAGGAGAACCCCGATCTAATCTACATTGTGCCCAAAGAAGGCACCACGATCTGGGTTGACAACATGGTGGTGCCGGCCGATGCGCCCAGCCAGTACACGGCCGAGATCTTCATCAATTTTCTGCTGCGCCCGGACATCGGCGCACGGCTGACGAATTACACCTGGTATGCCAGCCCCAACGAGGCCGCCACACCGCTGATCAATGCGGAAATCACCGGCAACACCAGCATCTATCCGTCGAGCGAGGTGATGGGTAAACTCGATTTTTTGCGTGACCTGGGCGCCGCTACGCCGATGATCGAGCAGTTATGGACCGAAATCAAGTCCCAATAG
- a CDS encoding M23 family metallopeptidase, which translates to MSHNHGVIRLQVSPAQIYVGRYEALPYPNLTPAQEFVFEVAILAAAPVTISDVLFQIYSGSQLLSERRRNGRSLARLIGEEFPVRVVPGEGLALRRCYFWEPGLEKLTQVFITVTARTEDGAEQQAAWGAPLLIYEQTVDLRLPFRDTWWTIMGNDWTDLHKGEPISQPFALDFARLGPDNGTFRGSGLALADHYSFGEPVLAPADGEVVILTADMPDNPPGTPPQLRDLREDPRRSFGNALFIAHNDHEFSFLAHLQAGSISVPTGATVARGQEIARCGNSGLSPGPHLHYHLQNGPNLYVDQGVPVQFGRFRVTGDMVERSAIPTRLIVTPVD; encoded by the coding sequence ATGTCACATAACCACGGCGTCATCCGTCTGCAAGTCAGCCCGGCGCAAATCTACGTTGGGCGCTATGAAGCGCTGCCCTATCCCAATCTGACTCCTGCGCAGGAGTTTGTGTTCGAGGTGGCTATTCTGGCCGCCGCGCCGGTGACGATCAGCGATGTGTTGTTTCAAATCTACAGCGGCAGCCAACTGCTGAGCGAGCGACGCCGCAACGGCCGCAGCTTGGCGCGCCTGATCGGCGAGGAGTTCCCGGTGCGGGTTGTGCCGGGCGAAGGGCTGGCCTTGCGCCGCTGTTACTTCTGGGAACCAGGACTGGAAAAACTGACTCAGGTCTTCATCACGGTGACCGCGCGCACAGAGGATGGCGCCGAACAGCAGGCCGCCTGGGGCGCACCCCTGCTGATCTATGAGCAGACGGTGGACTTGCGCCTGCCTTTTCGCGACACCTGGTGGACTATCATGGGCAATGACTGGACCGACCTGCACAAGGGTGAGCCGATCAGCCAGCCCTTTGCGCTTGATTTTGCCCGCCTGGGGCCGGACAACGGCACATTCCGCGGCAGTGGCCTGGCGCTCGCAGATCATTACAGCTTTGGAGAGCCGGTGCTGGCGCCGGCTGACGGCGAGGTGGTCATTCTCACGGCTGACATGCCGGACAATCCGCCCGGCACACCGCCGCAACTGCGTGATCTGCGTGAGGATCCACGGCGGTCGTTTGGCAATGCGCTCTTCATTGCCCACAATGACCACGAGTTTAGTTTTCTGGCGCACCTGCAGGCCGGTTCGATCAGCGTGCCGACTGGCGCCACGGTGGCGCGAGGACAGGAGATTGCGCGCTGCGGCAATTCCGGGCTTTCGCCCGGCCCCCATCTGCACTACCACCTGCAAAATGGCCCCAATCTCTATGTGGATCAGGGCGTTCCGGTACAGTTTGGCCGCTTTCGGGTCACCGGCGACATGGTCGAGCGCAGCGCCATCCCCACGCGGCTGATTGTGACGCCGGTAGACTGA
- a CDS encoding aminotransferase class III-fold pyridoxal phosphate-dependent enzyme, translating to MPADSALDHVSRVWARSASILVDRGEGAWLYDMDGRRYLDFTCGIGVTNTGHCHPTVVAAAQAQVARLIHGQANIVYHRPMLDLIEALLPVVPAGLDTFFFSNSGAEAVEGSFKLARQASGRPNLIVFQGSFHGRTVGAMSLTTSKTTYRAGYQPLMAGVFVAPFPYAYQLGLSPAAAVEFALRQLELILHSQTAPSETAAILVEPILGEGGYVVPPDGFLQGLRQICDREGILLILDEVQSGFGRTGRFFAAEHWGVVPDILVMAKGMASGFPLSGIVARRETMARWPVGAHGGTFGGNAVACAAATATIEVIQSEGLLANAQARGEQLRDGLSELQGRFPAIGDVRGLGLMVATEFTRQGRPDAALAQAATRAALARGLLLLTCGTWGNVVRWIPPLIVSAAQIDSALHTFADTLASASA from the coding sequence ATGCCAGCGGACTCTGCTCTCGATCATGTGTCCCGCGTGTGGGCGCGCAGCGCGTCCATCCTGGTAGATCGGGGCGAAGGCGCCTGGCTCTATGACATGGATGGGCGCCGTTATCTCGATTTTACCTGCGGCATTGGGGTGACCAACACCGGTCACTGCCACCCCACGGTCGTGGCGGCCGCGCAGGCGCAGGTTGCCCGCCTGATTCACGGCCAGGCCAACATCGTCTATCATCGCCCCATGCTTGATCTGATCGAGGCCTTGCTGCCGGTTGTGCCGGCTGGGCTGGACACCTTTTTCTTTTCCAACAGCGGCGCCGAGGCAGTGGAGGGCAGTTTCAAGCTGGCGCGCCAGGCGAGCGGCCGCCCGAATCTGATCGTTTTTCAGGGCAGCTTTCATGGCCGCACCGTGGGCGCCATGTCGTTGACCACCTCCAAGACAACCTATCGCGCCGGCTATCAGCCATTGATGGCCGGCGTGTTCGTGGCGCCGTTCCCCTACGCCTATCAATTGGGCCTTAGCCCGGCCGCAGCCGTGGAGTTTGCCCTGCGCCAGCTTGAGTTGATTCTGCACTCGCAGACCGCGCCCTCAGAAACGGCCGCAATCCTCGTCGAGCCAATTTTGGGCGAAGGCGGCTACGTCGTTCCGCCGGACGGTTTTCTGCAAGGGCTGCGCCAGATCTGTGACCGTGAGGGCATTTTGCTGATCCTGGACGAGGTGCAGAGCGGCTTTGGGCGCACGGGGCGCTTCTTCGCAGCTGAACACTGGGGCGTCGTGCCCGACATCCTGGTGATGGCGAAGGGGATGGCCTCCGGCTTCCCGTTGAGCGGGATTGTGGCGCGGCGCGAGACCATGGCCCGCTGGCCGGTTGGAGCGCACGGCGGCACCTTTGGCGGTAATGCGGTCGCCTGCGCCGCCGCTACCGCCACCATCGAGGTCATTCAGTCCGAGGGGCTGTTGGCCAACGCCCAGGCGCGCGGGGAGCAGTTGCGCGACGGGTTGAGCGAGTTACAGGGACGTTTCCCGGCCATTGGCGACGTGCGCGGGCTGGGGTTGATGGTGGCCACCGAATTCACGCGGCAGGGTCGGCCCGATGCGGCCCTGGCCCAGGCGGCGACCAGGGCGGCCCTGGCGCGCGGCCTGCTCCTGCTCACCTGCGGCACCTGGGGCAATGTGGTGCGCTGGATTCCGCCGCTCATTGTCAGCGCCGCGCAGATTGACAGCGCCCTGCACACCTTCGCCGACACGCTGGCGAGTGCGTCCGCTTGA
- a CDS encoding aldehyde dehydrogenase family protein: MRDYQMFINGEWVDAEAGRRFDVLNPATAEVIATAPAAGAADVNRAVVAARAAFDDGPWRGTTAQERGRILFRLSQWVRDNAARLAELETLDSGKPIVESEYDMNDVATCFEYYGGLATKITGQVLQVPDNALVFTLKEPIGVAGQIIPWNYPLLMAAWKLAPALCAGCTTVLKPAEQTPLTALELAAAFEQVGLPPGVVNIVTGFGEAGAAIVEHPAVDKIAFTGSQEVGKLIMKNAAPTLKRVTLELGGKSPNIFFADADFAAAVDGALFGVFINQGEVCSAGSRVLVARSIYKDFIEAMVEKAKGIKVGPGLDRDTKMGPLVSAEQLARVNHYLDIGRREGARVASGGGRLTDLGPGYFVQPTIFFDVDNSMTIAREEIFGPVMSVIPFDDEAEALRLANDTYYGLAAAVWTRDIFKALRTVKALRAGIVWVNHMQPTYVEAPWGGYKMSGFGRELGPWGAEEYLETKQVYINLNEERIGWYG; encoded by the coding sequence ATGCGAGACTACCAGATGTTCATCAACGGTGAATGGGTGGATGCCGAGGCCGGCCGCCGGTTCGACGTACTGAATCCGGCCACAGCCGAAGTAATCGCCACTGCGCCCGCGGCCGGCGCGGCCGATGTCAACCGCGCCGTGGTCGCGGCCCGCGCCGCGTTCGACGACGGCCCGTGGCGAGGGACCACCGCGCAGGAGCGCGGGCGCATCCTCTTCCGCCTGAGCCAGTGGGTGCGCGACAACGCCGCTCGCCTGGCCGAACTGGAGACCCTGGATTCCGGCAAGCCCATCGTCGAGTCCGAATACGACATGAACGACGTGGCAACCTGTTTCGAGTATTACGGCGGCCTGGCCACCAAGATCACCGGGCAGGTGCTGCAGGTGCCGGACAATGCCCTGGTTTTCACGCTCAAGGAACCGATCGGCGTCGCCGGCCAGATCATCCCCTGGAACTACCCCCTGCTGATGGCGGCCTGGAAATTGGCCCCCGCCCTCTGCGCCGGCTGCACCACCGTGCTCAAGCCGGCCGAGCAGACGCCGCTCACCGCGTTGGAACTGGCAGCCGCGTTCGAGCAGGTGGGTCTGCCGCCGGGCGTGGTCAACATCGTCACCGGCTTTGGCGAGGCGGGCGCGGCCATCGTCGAGCACCCGGCCGTGGACAAAATTGCCTTCACTGGCTCGCAAGAGGTGGGCAAGCTGATCATGAAGAACGCAGCGCCAACCCTCAAACGCGTGACCCTGGAGCTGGGCGGCAAGTCGCCCAACATCTTCTTTGCGGACGCTGATTTCGCGGCGGCCGTGGACGGCGCCCTGTTCGGCGTCTTCATCAACCAGGGCGAGGTCTGTTCCGCGGGCAGTCGCGTGCTGGTGGCGCGCAGCATCTACAAGGACTTCATCGAGGCGATGGTGGAGAAGGCCAAGGGCATCAAGGTAGGTCCCGGCCTGGATCGCGACACCAAGATGGGGCCGCTGGTCAGCGCGGAACAACTGGCGCGGGTGAACCATTATCTCGACATCGGTCGGCGCGAGGGCGCGCGCGTGGCCAGCGGCGGCGGTCGCCTGACCGATCTAGGCCCCGGCTACTTCGTGCAACCGACCATTTTCTTCGATGTGGACAATTCTATGACCATCGCGCGTGAGGAAATTTTTGGGCCGGTGATGTCCGTCATCCCCTTCGATGACGAGGCCGAGGCCCTGCGCCTGGCCAACGACACCTACTACGGCCTGGCCGCCGCGGTGTGGACGCGCGACATCTTCAAAGCGCTGCGCACCGTCAAAGCCCTGCGCGCGGGCATCGTCTGGGTCAACCACATGCAGCCAACCTACGTGGAAGCGCCGTGGGGTGGCTACAAGATGTCAGGCTTTGGCCGTGAACTAGGCCCCTGGGGCGCGGAGGAATACCTGGAAACCAAGCAGGTGTACATCAATCTCAACGAGGAGCGCATCGGCTGGTACGGCTGA